In Desulfobacterales bacterium, a genomic segment contains:
- a CDS encoding c-type cytochrome gives MKKTIGIMLVLGLVAVGAYQLFVFYDNRFPFGRMWETPAIRPHEEAISYMAPGSVPVEGGEAEYRRMNGEEILSPLAPADRGAEAANGNILYVHYCIQCHGKNHDGNGTVGQSFAPLPGDLRSEKVQGMPDGVLFKEISYGIPGGRQPALASTIMMDDRWRIIAYVKSLGIRP, from the coding sequence ATGAAAAAAACCATCGGGATCATGCTGGTTTTGGGTTTGGTTGCGGTTGGGGCTTATCAACTCTTTGTTTTCTACGATAACCGCTTTCCTTTCGGCCGCATGTGGGAGACGCCCGCTATTCGGCCGCACGAGGAAGCCATTTCCTATATGGCGCCGGGGTCCGTGCCGGTGGAGGGTGGTGAGGCCGAATATCGCCGAATGAACGGAGAAGAGATCTTGTCTCCCTTGGCACCTGCAGATAGGGGAGCCGAGGCGGCAAACGGCAATATATTGTATGTCCATTATTGCATTCAATGCCATGGGAAAAACCATGACGGCAACGGCACGGTGGGACAAAGTTTTGCCCCACTGCCCGGAGATCTCCGATCTGAAAAAGTTCAGGGCATGCCCGATGGGGTGTTGTTCAAGGAAATCAGTTACGGCATTCCCGGCGGCAGGCAACCCGCGCTGGCCTCGACCATTATGATGGATGATCGGTGGCGGATCATCGCCTATGTGAAATCCCTCGGAATACGGCCATAG
- the dapB gene encoding dihydrodipicolinate reductase has protein sequence MSAINVMVNGLPGNVAVTVAKHIHADDRLNLIPFSLTGPEIEYPEHVLDGVIVKLVRPDIREKEITTIKARYPGLISVDYTHPTAVNDNAAFYCRHGLPFVMGTTGGDRALLLDTVTRAALPAVIAPNMAKQIVGLQAIMEYAAREFPGLFSGYSLEVKESHQQGKADTSGTAKAMVQYFNKMGISFSANDIIMERDPKKQKTEWGVPEEYIKGHAWHTYTLISKDKTVKFAFTHNVNGRDVYALGTVDAILFLQQKIKACAAGKVYSMIDVLRGK, from the coding sequence ATGAGCGCGATCAACGTCATGGTAAACGGGCTGCCCGGAAACGTCGCTGTCACCGTGGCCAAACACATTCACGCAGATGACCGGCTGAATCTCATCCCTTTTTCTTTGACCGGCCCGGAAATCGAGTACCCCGAGCATGTCCTTGATGGCGTTATCGTCAAGCTGGTCCGACCGGATATCCGGGAAAAAGAAATCACAACCATCAAAGCCAGGTATCCCGGCCTCATATCGGTAGACTATACGCATCCCACCGCCGTTAACGATAATGCGGCGTTTTACTGCCGCCACGGGCTTCCCTTTGTGATGGGCACCACCGGCGGCGACCGGGCACTGCTGCTCGATACGGTCACCCGGGCGGCGCTTCCCGCAGTAATCGCCCCCAATATGGCAAAGCAGATTGTCGGCCTTCAAGCGATTATGGAATACGCCGCCAGAGAATTCCCGGGGCTTTTTTCCGGCTACTCTCTGGAAGTAAAGGAAAGCCATCAGCAGGGAAAAGCCGACACCAGCGGCACGGCAAAGGCGATGGTTCAGTATTTTAATAAGATGGGGATTTCCTTTTCAGCCAACGACATTATTATGGAAAGAGATCCGAAGAAGCAAAAAACCGAATGGGGCGTTCCCGAGGAATATATCAAGGGGCATGCCTGGCACACCTATACCCTCATTTCAAAAGACAAAACCGTCAAATTCGCCTTTACGCACAATGTAAACGGCAGGGACGTCTATGCGCTGGGCACCGTGGATGCCATCCTTTTCCTGCAACAAAAAATTAAGGCCTGCGCCGCCGGCAAGGTGTACAGTATGATTGACGTGCTCAGGGGAAAGTAA
- the miaB gene encoding tRNA (N6-isopentenyl adenosine(37)-C2)-methylthiotransferase MiaB: MKKKYLYIQTIGCQMNVYDSDQMAQSLGAVGFERTETIEAADVILLNTCSVREKAEQKAFSFLGRLAELKGKKPELIIGVGGCVAQQEGEKILRRVSHVDLVFGTRTIHRLPEMVQKIAEKKCRIVDLEMAETCMEQAPEKRGVLDARPSRFVTIMRGCDNYCAYCVVPFVRGRETSREPEKILAEIKSLVAAGAGEITLLGQNVNSYGKKEGLCSFPELLAQVNEIKGLVRIRFTTSHPKDLSDELMDAFARLDKLCHHIHLPVQSGSNRILQIMNRRYTREMYLEKIRKLRAACRDIAVSSDFIVGFPGETRADFEDTLGLIKTVQYDSVFAFIYSDRPHAPAVHFKGKLPEEERKERLQELLALQSRITDEKNRAMVGSIVSVLVEGPSKQHGGVEGWGISSTPQWSGRTTGNKIVNFSVEDKAACFDLTGTLVDVRVERAMAHSLWGRPCGSDLSLSPKKGVNSYAA; the protein is encoded by the coding sequence ATGAAAAAAAAATACCTATATATTCAGACCATCGGATGCCAGATGAATGTGTATGATTCCGATCAGATGGCCCAAAGTCTTGGTGCGGTGGGGTTTGAGAGGACCGAGACGATTGAGGCGGCGGATGTCATTTTGCTCAACACCTGTTCCGTGCGGGAAAAAGCCGAACAAAAAGCCTTTAGTTTTTTGGGGCGGCTGGCGGAGTTAAAGGGAAAAAAGCCCGAACTGATTATCGGCGTGGGCGGATGTGTTGCCCAGCAGGAGGGTGAAAAAATTCTTCGTCGGGTTTCTCATGTTGACCTTGTTTTCGGAACCCGGACGATTCATCGGCTGCCGGAAATGGTTCAGAAAATTGCCGAAAAAAAATGCCGCATCGTCGATCTGGAGATGGCTGAAACGTGCATGGAACAGGCCCCGGAAAAAAGAGGCGTCCTTGATGCACGGCCGTCTCGGTTTGTCACCATTATGCGGGGATGTGATAATTATTGCGCCTATTGTGTCGTCCCCTTTGTCCGGGGCCGTGAAACCAGCCGGGAACCTGAAAAAATACTGGCGGAGATTAAATCCCTGGTCGCGGCCGGCGCCGGCGAAATTACGCTGCTCGGGCAAAACGTCAACAGTTACGGAAAAAAAGAGGGGCTATGCTCCTTTCCCGAGTTGCTGGCGCAGGTCAATGAAATTAAAGGGCTTGTTCGAATTCGGTTTACCACGAGCCATCCCAAGGATCTCTCAGATGAACTGATGGATGCGTTCGCTCGGCTTGACAAACTGTGCCATCATATTCATCTTCCGGTTCAGTCGGGGTCAAATCGCATTTTGCAGATAATGAACCGTCGCTACACGCGGGAAATGTATCTGGAGAAAATCCGCAAATTGCGTGCCGCGTGCCGGGATATCGCGGTTTCGTCGGATTTTATCGTGGGCTTTCCCGGTGAAACGCGTGCCGATTTTGAAGATACCCTTGGTTTAATTAAAACCGTTCAATACGACAGCGTGTTTGCATTTATATATTCAGACCGACCCCATGCGCCGGCAGTCCATTTTAAAGGAAAGCTTCCCGAAGAAGAGAGAAAAGAAAGACTTCAGGAATTGCTGGCTCTTCAAAGCCGGATTACCGACGAAAAGAACCGGGCGATGGTCGGTTCCATCGTGAGCGTTCTGGTCGAGGGACCGAGCAAGCAACATGGCGGCGTTGAGGGGTGGGGAATTTCATCGACCCCGCAATGGAGCGGACGGACAACCGGTAATAAAATTGTTAATTTTTCCGTTGAGGATAAGGCGGCTTGTTTTGACTTGACCGGAACTCTGGTGGATGTTCGAGTTGAAAGGGCGATGGCTCATTCTTTGTGGGGAAGACCTTGCGGTTCGGACCTTTCATTGTCCCCCAAGAAAGGAGTTAACAGCTATGCTGCATAA
- the ccoS gene encoding cbb3-type cytochrome oxidase assembly protein CcoS translates to MYFPYFITYIVVGFALSLIVFIWALKNGQFQDQQRARFLPLEEGMPSAPARASRWKRLEIYALFFLAGAGLLSSGAVLIFALMSAT, encoded by the coding sequence ATGTATTTTCCGTATTTCATCACGTATATCGTCGTCGGTTTTGCCTTAAGCCTGATTGTTTTTATCTGGGCCTTAAAAAACGGGCAGTTTCAGGATCAGCAGCGGGCGCGGTTTCTTCCACTGGAAGAAGGAATGCCCTCGGCACCGGCAAGGGCTTCACGATGGAAGCGTCTGGAAATATACGCGCTTTTTTTTCTGGCCGGCGCGGGGCTTCTTTCCAGCGGCGCGGTGCTTATCTTTGCCCTGATGAGCGCAACATAA
- a CDS encoding 1-acyl-sn-glycerol-3-phosphate acyltransferase, giving the protein MMHLFKIWLEKITNTYNRWAGYALRNTHHHYFCELPAQISWPAHLLLKLFYRGLTVNTEQTAAIQKIEPNAIIIYANKFQSKFEYLFYYTRYKEHKLPIPEIGLGYKTRLWQPPTRVFRIFFSYFDYFLRHRRLQDPYETGYIQEALISGKSAFLTLIEEKGFYRRFVKAETDPVQYLIDVQQQIERPIYIVPHLMFFDRKPPRQTTGIVDIFFGTEAKPGKLRRFFTLFKNPEKIFFEISTPLNLKEFINEPGNRSLSSYHLAIHLRRKLIVQFNRHRQSITGPVLKSREELKENILTNERLRSIMVQHAEKREVSIHEVYKEASDYIDEIAARYNNSVLAVGAFVVRQIIRIMFDGISVNSDMLKQIKSAARQGPLILVPCHKSHIDYLILSYLFYMNNMPAPHVVAGKNLFFWPLGPFFRAAGAFSIRRSFKGAVFYSKVFAEYIHKLLEEGFNIELFIEGGRSRTGKLIMPQLGFLSILLNAYKNNACEDMNFVPIFVGYDRVPEEKSYLYEIEGGKKKPENLRQVLRARKALKKKYGRIYVRIAEPIPLKSLLEQKQIDLQDASQKTFNHLCRYIGQRLIHAIDRASVVTPHALVAGAVLHFTENGFTKAQMLGHIETFMTYILSQHVAIADTLLLNHTQAAKHVFNLYRNRRFIEQVTPEKDTAETAPLFTVNVAKRHNLEYYKNNSISFFIPAAFTALIILEKDAFQFSAADLRENYVFLQTLFKNEFNFDPDQSPERFVRKTLKAFIDDAILMPHPMLPDTYNLTSVGYRKLGLFARLIKPYLEAYWVVLSFLKANSKNAMKPKDRLKKIQTLGQRMYKGKEIERREALSRIYYENALDAYNAEGIKGGENTEEISTFAEKIRRYLDVTAS; this is encoded by the coding sequence ATGATGCATCTATTCAAAATCTGGCTTGAAAAAATTACTAATACTTACAACCGATGGGCAGGTTACGCCCTTCGGAACACCCATCACCATTATTTTTGCGAATTGCCCGCGCAAATCAGCTGGCCCGCCCATTTGCTCTTGAAACTGTTTTATCGCGGTCTGACCGTCAATACGGAACAAACGGCCGCGATTCAAAAGATCGAACCGAACGCTATTATTATCTATGCCAACAAGTTTCAGAGCAAATTCGAATACCTTTTCTATTATACGCGATATAAGGAACACAAGTTACCGATTCCTGAAATCGGGTTGGGATACAAAACAAGGCTGTGGCAGCCGCCAACACGCGTGTTTCGAATTTTCTTCTCCTATTTTGACTATTTTCTACGCCATCGCCGCCTGCAAGACCCCTATGAAACCGGCTATATACAAGAGGCTCTGATCTCCGGGAAAAGCGCCTTTTTAACTCTGATTGAAGAAAAGGGGTTTTACCGCCGTTTCGTGAAAGCGGAAACTGATCCGGTACAATACCTCATCGATGTGCAGCAGCAGATAGAACGTCCCATCTATATTGTTCCCCATCTGATGTTCTTTGACAGAAAACCACCGCGACAAACAACCGGAATAGTGGACATTTTTTTCGGAACGGAAGCCAAGCCCGGAAAACTTAGACGCTTTTTCACGCTGTTCAAAAACCCCGAAAAAATTTTTTTTGAAATTTCGACACCGCTCAATCTGAAGGAATTCATCAATGAACCGGGGAACCGGTCGCTTTCATCCTATCATCTGGCAATTCACTTGCGCCGCAAATTAATCGTTCAGTTCAACCGCCACCGTCAAAGCATCACCGGTCCGGTCCTGAAATCCAGGGAAGAGCTCAAGGAAAACATCCTTACCAACGAACGCCTCAGAAGTATCATGGTCCAACATGCTGAAAAGCGTGAAGTATCCATCCATGAAGTCTATAAAGAAGCATCGGATTACATTGATGAGATCGCCGCCAGATATAATAATTCCGTCTTGGCGGTAGGCGCTTTCGTGGTCAGACAAATCATTCGAATCATGTTCGACGGTATATCGGTAAACAGCGATATGCTCAAGCAGATTAAAAGCGCGGCCCGCCAAGGCCCTCTCATTCTGGTTCCCTGCCACAAAAGCCATATCGATTACCTGATTCTTTCCTATCTGTTCTACATGAACAATATGCCCGCTCCTCATGTGGTGGCCGGAAAGAATCTCTTTTTCTGGCCCCTCGGGCCTTTTTTCAGGGCTGCGGGCGCTTTTTCCATTCGCCGATCCTTCAAGGGCGCGGTTTTTTATTCCAAAGTATTTGCCGAATACATTCACAAACTTCTTGAAGAGGGGTTCAATATCGAGCTCTTTATCGAGGGCGGACGAAGCCGGACCGGTAAGCTGATCATGCCCCAGTTGGGGTTTTTATCAATCCTGCTCAATGCATATAAAAATAATGCCTGCGAAGATATGAATTTTGTACCGATTTTCGTTGGATATGACCGGGTTCCCGAAGAAAAATCGTACCTTTACGAAATCGAAGGCGGCAAAAAAAAGCCTGAAAACCTGCGACAGGTGTTGCGCGCCCGCAAGGCCCTGAAGAAAAAGTACGGTCGTATCTATGTGCGAATCGCAGAACCGATTCCCCTCAAATCACTCCTGGAACAAAAACAAATCGATCTGCAGGATGCCTCTCAAAAAACCTTCAATCATTTGTGTCGGTATATCGGCCAGCGACTCATTCATGCCATCGATCGCGCCTCAGTTGTCACGCCTCACGCCCTGGTTGCCGGCGCGGTCCTTCATTTCACGGAAAACGGCTTCACGAAGGCTCAGATGCTGGGGCATATCGAAACCTTTATGACTTATATTCTTTCCCAGCACGTCGCCATCGCGGACACGCTGCTGCTCAATCACACGCAGGCGGCAAAGCACGTATTCAACCTTTATCGAAACCGCCGATTTATCGAGCAGGTCACTCCCGAAAAAGACACTGCCGAAACAGCGCCGCTCTTTACCGTCAATGTGGCCAAGCGGCATAATCTTGAGTACTATAAGAACAACAGCATTTCCTTCTTCATTCCGGCGGCCTTTACCGCGCTGATCATTCTTGAAAAAGATGCCTTTCAGTTCTCGGCTGCCGATTTACGGGAAAATTATGTATTTCTTCAGACTCTGTTTAAAAACGAATTTAATTTCGACCCGGATCAATCCCCGGAAAGGTTCGTCCGAAAGACCCTAAAGGCCTTCATTGACGACGCGATCCTGATGCCCCACCCTATGTTGCCCGACACGTACAACCTGACATCGGTCGGTTATCGAAAGCTCGGGTTGTTTGCCCGGTTGATAAAACCATACCTTGAAGCCTATTGGGTGGTATTGAGCTTTCTGAAAGCCAACTCGAAAAACGCCATGAAGCCCAAGGATCGCCTGAAAAAAATACAGACGCTGGGACAACGCATGTACAAGGGCAAAGAAATCGAGAGGAGGGAAGCGCTCTCCAGAATATATTATGAAAACGCGCTGGACGCTTACAACGCCGAAGGCATAAAAGGCGGCGAAAACACGGAAGAAATTTCGACCTTCGCTGAAAAAATCAGACGGTATCTTGATGTGACGGCCTCATGA
- a CDS encoding DUF4911 domain-containing protein, with protein sequence METLKRYYRMDRRAIYLLRFLLEAYDGIAGLSTLDSKDGLVVLYVAPGCEPETDALIEEMQQEAMMRPIAAMKEAEENELLTRCEMLLRNSE encoded by the coding sequence ATGGAAACACTGAAACGATACTATCGAATGGATCGCAGGGCGATTTACCTGCTTCGGTTCCTGTTGGAAGCCTATGACGGCATTGCAGGCCTTAGCACGTTGGATTCAAAGGACGGATTGGTGGTACTTTATGTGGCGCCCGGATGTGAACCAGAGACAGATGCGCTAATTGAAGAAATGCAACAAGAGGCGATGATGCGGCCGATTGCGGCGATGAAAGAAGCAGAAGAAAACGAGCTGTTGACTCGTTGTGAAATGCTTTTGAGAAATAGTGAATGA
- a CDS encoding DUF1343 domain-containing protein: MNPTIQTGLEHFLTAPPKTIHGQRLGLLCNPASVNSALQHARDLIHQRFPGQLTTLFSPQHGFFSEKQDNMIESANLRDEALGIPVYSLYGKTRKPTEEMFDSIDTLLIDLQDAGTRVYTFIYTMSYCLEAARKYGKTVIVLDRPNPVGGLAVEGNCLSKDCASFVGRFPIPMRHGMTIGELARLFNHAYGIGCDLSVIPIKGWRRAMYFEDTGLPWVAPSPNLPTPISALVYPGQVIWEGTNISEGRGTTQPFELFGAPFLNTGKILDHIQESSMPGVILRALGFEPTSNKWQGRLCRGFQLHVTDRATFRPYRTTLLLMQTIIGLHRKDFSWKAPPYEYEYSRLPIDLILGDCRIRKQIERLENIDKVEASWMGKTAEFHQLRETYLLY; the protein is encoded by the coding sequence ATGAATCCAACCATTCAAACCGGCCTTGAACACTTCTTGACGGCACCGCCCAAAACAATCCACGGACAGCGCCTGGGGCTTTTGTGCAACCCGGCTTCCGTCAATTCAGCGCTTCAACATGCCCGGGATTTGATTCACCAGCGCTTTCCGGGACAGCTAACCACACTTTTTTCGCCCCAGCACGGCTTTTTTTCCGAAAAACAGGATAACATGATCGAATCGGCAAACCTGCGGGATGAGGCATTGGGTATCCCCGTTTATAGCCTTTACGGAAAAACCCGGAAACCCACCGAGGAAATGTTCGATTCCATCGACACCCTTCTCATCGACTTGCAGGATGCGGGCACACGTGTCTATACGTTCATTTACACCATGAGCTATTGCCTGGAGGCGGCCCGCAAATACGGAAAAACGGTGATTGTGCTTGACCGGCCCAATCCCGTGGGGGGTCTTGCGGTCGAGGGAAATTGCCTTTCAAAGGATTGCGCTTCGTTCGTGGGGCGCTTTCCCATTCCCATGCGACACGGCATGACCATTGGTGAGCTGGCCCGGTTGTTCAACCATGCCTATGGCATCGGCTGCGATCTTTCGGTCATTCCCATAAAAGGGTGGCGCAGGGCCATGTATTTTGAAGACACCGGTCTCCCCTGGGTGGCCCCGTCGCCGAATTTGCCGACGCCGATTTCCGCACTGGTATATCCGGGCCAGGTTATTTGGGAAGGCACCAATATCTCCGAAGGCCGGGGAACCACTCAGCCGTTCGAACTCTTTGGTGCGCCGTTTCTGAATACCGGCAAAATTCTCGATCATATTCAGGAATCAAGTATGCCGGGTGTCATCCTGAGAGCGCTCGGCTTTGAGCCCACCAGCAACAAATGGCAGGGAAGGTTGTGCCGCGGGTTTCAACTCCATGTCACGGACCGGGCGACATTCAGGCCCTACCGAACCACCCTCTTACTCATGCAGACCATTATCGGCCTGCACCGGAAAGATTTTTCATGGAAAGCCCCCCCTTATGAATATGAATATTCCAGGCTTCCCATCGACCTGATTCTCGGGGATTGCCGCATTCGGAAACAAATTGAACGACTAGAGAATATTGATAAAGTAGAAGCATCCTGGATGGGGAAAACGGCTGAATTTCACCAATTACGAGAAACGTATCTACTGTATTGA
- a CDS encoding sugar phosphate nucleotidyltransferase produces the protein MKALILAAGFGTRLRPYTVNTPKPLFTIDGQALLDRIICQLYQAGCSDIIVNTHHLSHQIEAHLANRTYPVPVGTRYEPVVLGTGGAIRSAADFWDDTPFMVINSDIVTDIDLRGVYEFHCRHHTPATLVLTDAPAFNTVVIDDHDRIVEFTENEDGDPPIEKYRRLTFTGIQVLDSAVIQLIPNAPFVNSIDVYRRLISRKTPPKAFIAVNQQWEDIGTVERYRKIARNVTAARAFQTVFGEKPKPPIQQTLLAGDGSDRTWHRLRAGTHSLVMADHGIRNQAPPAEIDSFVSIGSHLYEKKVPVPRIFRYDSFSGMVFLEDLGDTHLQAYIRNLAAPEKIESAYRTVIDHLIHLSLAGKQGFDTSWTYQTAAYDKPLVLERECRYFVEAFLNGHMHLDCRFENLQSEFAYLADNALRYSVSGLLHRDFQSRNIMVHNGRFYIIDFQGARLGPIQYDLASLLIDPYVELSVPLQNALLNYAVEALSTRASIEPEAFRQGYRFCRITRNLQILGAFGFLNGVKQKPYFAQYIPAALRSLNQGLSQLDPAPLIQLNQLIQTIMSREPSRE, from the coding sequence ATGAAAGCCTTGATTCTTGCCGCGGGATTCGGAACCCGATTGCGGCCCTATACCGTGAACACACCCAAGCCGCTGTTTACCATCGACGGCCAAGCACTTCTGGATAGAATCATATGTCAACTCTATCAAGCCGGTTGCAGCGATATTATCGTCAACACGCATCATCTTTCCCATCAAATCGAGGCGCATCTGGCCAATCGAACCTATCCGGTTCCGGTCGGCACGCGGTACGAACCTGTCGTATTGGGAACAGGCGGCGCCATTCGTAGTGCCGCCGATTTTTGGGACGACACCCCTTTCATGGTCATCAACAGCGACATCGTCACGGATATTGATCTTAGAGGCGTGTACGAATTTCATTGCCGCCATCACACACCGGCCACGCTGGTGTTGACCGATGCCCCCGCATTTAACACCGTGGTGATAGACGATCATGACCGGATTGTTGAATTTACCGAAAACGAGGATGGCGATCCGCCGATTGAAAAATACCGAAGGCTTACATTCACCGGCATCCAGGTGTTAGACTCGGCGGTTATTCAGTTGATCCCAAACGCGCCGTTTGTGAACAGTATTGATGTGTACCGGCGATTGATCTCCAGGAAAACACCCCCCAAAGCCTTTATCGCCGTGAATCAGCAATGGGAAGATATCGGCACGGTTGAGCGTTACCGAAAAATCGCCCGGAATGTAACCGCGGCACGGGCGTTTCAAACGGTATTCGGAGAAAAACCTAAGCCGCCGATTCAGCAAACGCTTCTGGCTGGAGACGGATCGGACCGCACCTGGCATCGCCTTCGGGCAGGCACACACAGCCTTGTCATGGCGGATCACGGCATTCGAAACCAGGCACCGCCAGCAGAAATCGATTCTTTCGTTTCCATCGGCTCGCATCTTTATGAAAAGAAAGTACCCGTTCCTAGAATTTTCCGGTACGATTCTTTTTCCGGCATGGTTTTCTTGGAGGACCTGGGGGATACACACTTACAGGCCTACATTCGAAATCTAGCGGCCCCTGAAAAAATCGAATCCGCCTACCGTACCGTGATCGATCATTTGATTCACCTCTCACTTGCGGGCAAGCAGGGGTTTGACACTTCCTGGACCTATCAAACCGCCGCCTATGACAAACCGCTTGTGCTGGAGCGGGAATGTCGGTACTTTGTGGAAGCGTTTCTAAACGGTCACATGCACCTGGACTGCCGGTTTGAGAACCTTCAATCCGAGTTTGCGTATCTGGCCGATAACGCCTTGCGCTATTCGGTTTCTGGCCTTCTGCACCGGGATTTTCAGTCCCGAAACATCATGGTTCATAATGGCCGGTTTTATATTATCGATTTTCAGGGCGCCCGCTTGGGACCGATTCAGTATGATCTAGCTTCCCTGCTGATCGATCCCTATGTGGAATTGTCGGTACCCCTGCAAAACGCCTTGCTGAATTATGCCGTTGAAGCGCTCAGCACCCGGGCATCCATTGAACCGGAAGCCTTTCGGCAGGGCTACCGCTTTTGCCGCATTACCCGAAACCTGCAAATCCTGGGGGCCTTTGGCTTTTTAAACGGTGTCAAACAGAAACCCTATTTTGCGCAATATATTCCCGCAGCCTTGCGGTCATTGAATCAGGGATTGAGTCAACTCGACCCGGCGCCCTTAATTCAATTGAACCAACTGATACAAACCATCATGTCCCGTGAACCTTCACGGGAGTAA
- the recJ gene encoding single-stranded-DNA-specific exonuclease RecJ, which yields MKEQWQILTPDKETVRHLCEALKCHPVTAGVLVNRNLSSFADAQAFIHAALKNLRSPFGIKDMDRAVRRIHAAIVRKEKIHIFGDYDVDGISATVLLYEFLRAAGGLVDYYVPHRVSEGYGLREKHIHDYVAPNHYQLLITVDCGISSHKAAIAAKQAGIDLIITDHHQVPETLPDAFAVINPKRTDCTAGFDDAAGVGVVYFVLICLRKYLRDMGFWMDRPEPNLKNACDLVALGTVADIVPLTGENRILTKIGLEVINAGLRPGIQALLSAAAVRDPVASEDDISYRLAPRLNAAGRIDHAQCAIELLTTRDSAQARTIADTLNGMNAKRQSIEKDILKQIRDRLPLSYPDLTQRPAIILSDTRWHEGVLGIVAAKLADRYYRPVILISTRNGAGKGSARSIPGFNLYEGLKLTENYLESFGGHARAAGLSIKRENISGFTREFEAIVKAQTELSAFIPVLTIDQELSFDQISPRLADELEKLQPFGEGTPEPLFMSRNLKVTYSQLIGNAHRRMSLMQPGAKTDQVISAIQFNVDTGCAFPEYLEKIAYRLRWNRWNGKKTMQMLIEAICPKETA from the coding sequence ATGAAAGAGCAGTGGCAGATTCTGACGCCGGACAAAGAAACCGTGCGGCACTTGTGTGAGGCCCTCAAATGCCACCCGGTTACGGCGGGTGTTCTGGTAAATCGCAACCTTTCCTCTTTTGCCGACGCGCAGGCCTTCATTCATGCAGCGTTAAAAAATCTTCGCTCACCATTCGGCATCAAGGATATGGACCGGGCCGTCCGCAGAATACACGCCGCGATTGTCCGGAAAGAAAAAATTCATATCTTCGGGGACTACGATGTGGACGGTATCAGCGCAACGGTACTGCTTTATGAGTTTCTACGCGCAGCCGGCGGACTCGTGGACTATTACGTGCCGCATCGGGTCTCTGAAGGATACGGGCTTCGAGAAAAACACATTCACGATTACGTCGCACCCAATCACTATCAACTGCTTATCACAGTGGATTGCGGAATAAGCAGTCACAAAGCGGCCATTGCGGCCAAGCAAGCGGGAATCGATCTGATCATCACGGACCACCACCAAGTTCCGGAAACACTGCCCGATGCCTTCGCCGTGATCAATCCCAAGCGCACGGATTGCACCGCCGGATTCGACGACGCGGCCGGTGTCGGGGTGGTGTATTTCGTTCTCATCTGCCTGCGTAAGTACTTAAGAGACATGGGATTTTGGATGGATCGGCCCGAACCGAACTTAAAAAACGCCTGTGATTTGGTGGCACTGGGAACTGTGGCAGACATTGTCCCCCTTACCGGAGAAAACCGGATTCTCACCAAAATCGGGCTGGAGGTGATCAATGCCGGTCTTCGGCCCGGTATTCAGGCATTGCTCTCGGCTGCGGCCGTTCGCGACCCGGTTGCCAGCGAAGATGATATCTCCTACCGGTTAGCACCCCGCCTCAACGCGGCCGGCAGAATTGATCACGCCCAATGCGCCATCGAACTGCTGACAACCCGGGATTCGGCGCAAGCAAGAACGATCGCCGATACGCTCAATGGGATGAATGCGAAACGGCAATCGATCGAAAAAGATATTTTAAAACAAATTCGAGACCGCCTGCCGTTATCCTATCCGGACTTAACCCAACGCCCCGCCATTATCCTTTCCGACACCCGGTGGCATGAAGGGGTTCTCGGTATCGTTGCAGCCAAGTTGGCCGATCGATACTATCGGCCCGTGATTCTGATTTCCACCCGAAATGGCGCCGGCAAAGGCTCTGCCAGGAGCATTCCCGGGTTCAATCTGTACGAGGGGCTGAAACTGACCGAAAATTACCTGGAAAGCTTTGGTGGACATGCCCGTGCGGCAGGGCTGTCCATCAAGCGGGAAAATATTTCCGGATTCACCCGCGAATTTGAAGCGATTGTTAAAGCCCAAACCGAACTATCGGCGTTTATCCCTGTTCTGACCATTGATCAGGAACTGAGTTTTGATCAGATTTCTCCACGGCTGGCGGATGAACTGGAAAAGTTGCAGCCTTTCGGCGAAGGAACCCCGGAACCCCTTTTTATGTCCCGCAATCTAAAGGTTACCTATTCTCAACTCATCGGCAATGCCCATCGCAGAATGAGCTTAATGCAACCGGGCGCAAAAACCGATCAAGTCATAAGCGCCATACAGTTTAATGTCGATACGGGCTGCGCCTTTCCGGAATATCTGGAAAAAATCGCGTACCGGCTTCGCTGGAACCGGTGGAACGGAAAAAAAACAATGCAAATGCTTATTGAAGCGATTTGTCCCAAGGAAACCGCATGA